A region of the Mycobacterium sp. NBC_00419 genome:
TGCTGGTGACCCTGCAGGCTCTGGCGCTGCGTTTCGGCTACGGCTGGGCCGCGCTGGCGTGCGGGGTCATCCTGCTGGTGGCCGGCGCGGTCGCCGGTGGAACAGCAGTGGCCGCCAAATGGCTTGTGGTTGGCCGTATCCGGGCCGTCGAGTACCCGCTGTGGTCGTCGTTCGTCTGGCGCAACGAGGTGTCGGACACCTTCGTCGAGACGGTGGCCGCACCGTGGTTTGCCCGCGCCGCGAGCGGCACACCGGTGATGAACCTGTGGCTGCGGGCACTGGGCGCCAAGATCGGCCGCGGCGTGTGGTGCGAAACCTATTGGCTACCCGAGGCGGACCTGGTGACCTTGCAGCGCGGCAGCACCGTCAACCGCGGATGCGTGGTGCAGACCCACCTGTTCCACGACCGGATCATGCGGATGGACACGGTGATTCTCGCCGAGGGCGCGACACTGGGCCCGCATTGCGTCGCCTTGCCCGCCGCCAAACTGGGCGCCGGGGCGACCGTCGGTCCCGCCTCCCTGGTCATGCGCGGCGACGAGGTTCCCCCGTCCAGCCGCTGGCAGGGCAATCCCATTGCACCATGGGTTGTTTCACGCAAGAAGTCCCGAGACCGGCAGTCGGGGGACGCGGCGGCATGAAACGGCCCGCCAAGAAAGCCGCCAAGAAAGGCGGTGTCCCTGTGATCGACCCTTACCTGCCCAACAACGGCAACTTCGGCTACCGGGTGTCGCGTTACGAACTCGAACTGGAGTACAAGGTCGCCATCAACCGGCTGACCGGAACCGCCACCATCACCGCCGCCACGCTGGCGTCGTTGAAGACGTTCACACTCGACCTGGCCGCCACGCTGTCGGTCACCAAGGTGACGGTCAACGGGCGCAGGCCGGCGAACTTCCGAACCTCGGGCGGCAAGCTGCACATCACCCTGGGCGCCGCGTTGCCCGCCGGGGCCGCGATGTCCATCGAGGTGCGCTACGGCGGATCACCGCGCCCCATCCGAACCTATTGGGGTGAAGTCGGTTTCGAGGAGCTGTCCAACGGAGTGCTAGTCGCCGGTCAGCCCAACGGTGCCGCATCGTGGTTCCCGTGTGACGACCACCCCAGCGCCAAGGCCAGCTACCGCATCCAGATCAGCACCGACACCCCGTACCGGGCGCTGGCCAACGGCGAGTTGGTGTCGCGGCGGGTTCGGGCGGCGCACACGGTGTGGACCTACGACCAGCCCGAGCCGACGTCGACCTACCTGGTGACCCTGCAGATCGGCATGTACGGCGTGCAGAAGTTCCCCAAGGCGCCGGTACAGATGCAGGCGCTGCTGCCGGATCGGTTGCGGGCCAACTTCGATCACGACTTCGGCCGCCAGCCGCAGATGATGAAGCTGTTCGTCAAACTGTTCGGCCCCTATCCGCTGGCCAACGGCTACACCGTCGTCGTCACCGACGATGATCTTGAGATTCCCCTTGAAGCCCAGGGTATTTCGATCTTCGGTGCCAACCACTGCGACGGTTCCCGCGGCTCGGAACGGCTGATCGCTCACGAGCTGGCACACCAGTGGTTCGGCAACAGCGTGACCGCGCGCCGCTGGCGCGACATCTGGCTGCACGAGGGATTCGCCTGTTACGCCGAATGGTTGTGGTCGGAACACTCCGGCGGTCTGACCGCCGATCAGTGGGCCCGGCACTACCACCAGAAGCTGGCCGCATCCCCGCAGAATCTGCTGCTGGCCGACCCCGGCCCACGGGACATGTTCGACGACCGCGTCTACAAGCGCGGGGCGTTGACGTTGCACGTACTGCGCACCACCATCGGCGACGAGAAGTTCTTCGCACTGCTGCGGGACTGGACCACCCGGCACCGGCACGCGACCGTGGTCACCGACGATTTCACCGGCCTGGCCGCCAACTACGCCGACGTATCACTGCGCCCGCTGTGGAGTGCGTGGCTGTTCTCGACCGAAGTACCGCGGCTATGACCGACGCCGGCGCGTCGTTCGACGCGCTGAGCGCGGCAGGACCGGACCAGGTGCGTTCCGCGGCGATCAGCCGAGGCAGCGTCGCCCGCGTCGGGGTGGCCACGGCGATCTCCGCGCTGTGCGGCTACGCCGTGCTGTACCTGGCCGCCCGCGACCTCGACCCGGCCGGTTTCTCGGTGTTCGGGGTGTTCTGGGGTGCCTTCGGCCTGGTGGGCGGCGCGGCCTACGGGCTGCTGCAGGAGGCGACCCGGGAAGTCCGGACCGCCGGTTACATCGACGTCGCCGAGGGGCCGCGCACCCACCCGATGCGGGTCAGTGCCGGGCTCGGGGTGGCCGGGGCGCTGCTGATGGCGGCGACGTCGCCGCTGTGGGCTCCGCACGTCTTCAGCGAGGCCGGCACGCTGTCGGTGGCGCTGCTGAGCGCCGGGCTGGCCGGCTTCTGCCTGCACGCCACGCTGCTCGGACTGCTCGCCGGGATCGGGCAGTGGGGTCAGTACGGCGCGCTGATGGTCGCCGATGCCGTCATCCGGGTAGCGGTGGCCGGTGCGGCGTTCCTGTTCGGCTGGGGTCTGGTGGGGTTCCTGTGGGCGACCGTCGGCGGCGCGGTGGGCTGGCTGCTGCTGTTGACGGTGTCGCCGACCGCGCGCGAGGCGGCCAAGCTTCGCACCCCGGGCGGGACGTCGACCTTCCTGCGCGGCGCGGCGCATTCGATCGCCGCCGCGGGCGCCAGCGCGATCCTGGTGATGGGTTTCCCGGTCCTGCTGAAGGCGACCTCCGGTGAGCTGGGTGCCGCAGGCGGGGTGGTGATCCTGGCGGTGACGCTGACCCGTGCGCCGCTGCTGGTGCCGCTGACCGCGATGCAGGGCAACCTGATCGCCCACTTCGTCGACCACCGCGGCCACCGCCTCAAGTCGCTGATCGCCCCGGCCGCGGCGGTGCTGGCGCTGGGCACCGTCGGTGTGCTGGGGGCCTGGCTGGCCGGACCATGGCTGATCCGGGTCGCCTTCGGTGACGAGTACACCCCGGGCGGGGCGCTACTCGGCTGGCTGACCGCGGGCGCGGTGGCGATCGCCCTGCTGACGCTGACCGGTGCCGCGACGGTGGCCGCTGCCCTGCACCGGGCCTACTCGATCGGCTGGGTCGGGGCCACGGTGGCCTCAGGTCTGCTGCTGACACTGCCGCTGAATTTGGAGGATCGCACCGTGATCGCCCTGCTGTGCGGTCCGCTGGTCGGCATCGCCGTCCACCTGGCCGCACTGTCTCGCGCCGGACACTGAACCGGCCAGAATCAGCGTGTACGTTGTGGGCATCGAAACGCCCTGCCCCGACGCCTGGATCATCGTCCCGGCGTTCAACGAAGCGAAGGTCATCGGCGACGTCATCACCGACCTGC
Encoded here:
- a CDS encoding M1 family metallopeptidase, whose translation is MKRPAKKAAKKGGVPVIDPYLPNNGNFGYRVSRYELELEYKVAINRLTGTATITAATLASLKTFTLDLAATLSVTKVTVNGRRPANFRTSGGKLHITLGAALPAGAAMSIEVRYGGSPRPIRTYWGEVGFEELSNGVLVAGQPNGAASWFPCDDHPSAKASYRIQISTDTPYRALANGELVSRRVRAAHTVWTYDQPEPTSTYLVTLQIGMYGVQKFPKAPVQMQALLPDRLRANFDHDFGRQPQMMKLFVKLFGPYPLANGYTVVVTDDDLEIPLEAQGISIFGANHCDGSRGSERLIAHELAHQWFGNSVTARRWRDIWLHEGFACYAEWLWSEHSGGLTADQWARHYHQKLAASPQNLLLADPGPRDMFDDRVYKRGALTLHVLRTTIGDEKFFALLRDWTTRHRHATVVTDDFTGLAANYADVSLRPLWSAWLFSTEVPRL
- a CDS encoding lipopolysaccharide biosynthesis protein, whose amino-acid sequence is MTDAGASFDALSAAGPDQVRSAAISRGSVARVGVATAISALCGYAVLYLAARDLDPAGFSVFGVFWGAFGLVGGAAYGLLQEATREVRTAGYIDVAEGPRTHPMRVSAGLGVAGALLMAATSPLWAPHVFSEAGTLSVALLSAGLAGFCLHATLLGLLAGIGQWGQYGALMVADAVIRVAVAGAAFLFGWGLVGFLWATVGGAVGWLLLLTVSPTAREAAKLRTPGGTSTFLRGAAHSIAAAGASAILVMGFPVLLKATSGELGAAGGVVILAVTLTRAPLLVPLTAMQGNLIAHFVDHRGHRLKSLIAPAAAVLALGTVGVLGAWLAGPWLIRVAFGDEYTPGGALLGWLTAGAVAIALLTLTGAATVAAALHRAYSIGWVGATVASGLLLTLPLNLEDRTVIALLCGPLVGIAVHLAALSRAGH